Proteins from a genomic interval of Campylobacter concisus:
- a CDS encoding tyrosine-type recombinase/integrase: MKYPLDCKDNFENSFIFWLTRYVKFKLSSLSNKELRDPKALASVNYALSREVKNIDQLDGLVKSARNAGLTGINTYFNPLKKIYETMKFYELSSLKQIDEELLSEILASTTGGLSDASKKNYRISVINFFAFLDKQNEEDGKAHVFDINLKNWGGVSGNKGQKLPEFMGEDEVKKFLDAIEESDFKQNSNRNKLIIKTIIFTGIRVSEALNLKRKDITEDGDLFIIRIRGKGNKYRIVMIKRHLIEAHLNAIAINYINKEGYLFINKKGTRLTQAYVSRIVEQILFKAGIRKEKNGAHMLRHTFATMLYKKQKDLVLVQEALGHASLNTSRIYTHFDSDKLRLAAKVAEDLAGE; encoded by the coding sequence TTGAAATACCCGCTTGATTGTAAAGATAATTTTGAAAACTCATTTATATTTTGGCTCACTCGCTACGTCAAATTTAAGCTAAGCTCACTTTCAAATAAAGAGCTTAGGGATCCAAAGGCACTTGCAAGTGTGAATTACGCTCTAAGCCGCGAGGTAAAGAACATTGATCAGCTTGATGGCTTGGTAAAAAGTGCGAGAAATGCAGGGCTTACTGGCATAAATACCTACTTTAATCCACTTAAAAAAATATATGAAACGATGAAATTTTACGAGCTTAGTAGCCTAAAGCAGATCGATGAAGAACTGCTAAGCGAAATACTGGCTAGCACAACCGGCGGACTAAGCGACGCTAGTAAGAAAAATTACCGCATCTCAGTGATAAATTTCTTTGCGTTTTTAGACAAACAAAACGAAGAGGATGGCAAGGCCCATGTTTTTGATATAAATTTAAAAAACTGGGGTGGAGTGAGTGGCAATAAAGGGCAAAAGTTACCTGAGTTTATGGGCGAAGATGAGGTCAAGAAATTTCTTGATGCGATCGAAGAAAGTGACTTTAAACAAAACTCAAATCGCAATAAGCTCATAATAAAAACTATCATTTTTACTGGCATTCGTGTGAGCGAGGCCCTAAACTTAAAACGAAAAGACATCACCGAAGATGGCGATCTTTTTATCATTAGGATCCGAGGCAAAGGTAACAAATACCGCATCGTTATGATAAAACGTCACCTAATAGAAGCTCATCTAAATGCGATCGCAATAAACTATATCAATAAAGAAGGCTATCTTTTTATCAATAAAAAAGGCACCAGGCTGACGCAGGCTTATGTTAGCCGCATAGTAGAGCAGATCCTTTTTAAGGCCGGTATCAGAAAAGAGAAAAATGGTGCTCACATGCTGCGCCACACCTTTGCAACAATGCTTTACAAAAAGCAAAAAGACCTAGTCTTAGTGCAAGAAGCCTTAGGCCATGCAAGCTTAAATACCTCAAGAATTTACACTCATTTTGATAGTGATAAGCTGAGACTTGCCGCAAAGGTGGCTGAGGATTTAGCGGGAGAGTAG
- a CDS encoding AMIN domain-containing protein, whose translation MKKIWLVLSIFAASVFARENPFMPISELNTSVMTTNIIEKFDSFDSISFKFPSDAALLLDVTIRYRANDGTIKEKRLADINKTIDYSDEFALNKVKNPEPVVAKKLDVSVTMANMPSQKVSTPVIIEKNETKISNKDRNKTSDMPTPSVVVIDLSTDKAKETTIKSEQKVVEIKIEPSKKPVDSVKNGKDVKFLGFISFLANSKELKIATKAKNLKHFAYEKNKIVLDFARPPRSFKTKSLKLENEHFKNVIIGWHDRYFRVVLELDKMHKYKLEAAENGYLLKLL comes from the coding sequence ATGAAAAAAATTTGGTTAGTTTTATCTATATTTGCAGCAAGCGTCTTTGCTAGAGAGAACCCATTTATGCCTATTAGCGAGCTAAATACAAGCGTTATGACAACAAATATCATAGAAAAATTTGATAGCTTTGATTCTATTTCGTTTAAATTTCCAAGTGATGCGGCACTTTTACTAGATGTCACCATAAGATATAGAGCAAATGACGGTACTATAAAGGAAAAAAGGCTAGCCGATATAAATAAAACTATCGATTACAGCGATGAATTTGCTTTAAATAAGGTAAAAAATCCAGAACCAGTTGTGGCAAAAAAGCTAGATGTTTCGGTCACAATGGCAAATATGCCTAGCCAAAAAGTAAGCACCCCTGTGATAATAGAAAAAAATGAAACTAAAATTTCAAATAAAGATAGAAACAAAACCTCAGATATGCCAACTCCAAGTGTTGTAGTGATCGATCTTAGCACAGATAAAGCAAAAGAAACTACCATAAAGTCTGAACAAAAGGTAGTCGAAATAAAGATTGAGCCTAGCAAAAAGCCAGTTGATAGTGTAAAAAATGGAAAAGATGTTAAATTTCTAGGTTTTATAAGCTTTCTAGCCAACAGTAAAGAGCTAAAAATCGCTACAAAAGCTAAAAATTTAAAGCATTTTGCTTATGAGAAAAATAAGATCGTTCTTGACTTTGCAAGGCCGCCAAGAAGCTTTAAAACTAAGAGCTTAAAACTTGAAAATGAACATTTTAAAAATGTGATCATAGGCTGGCATGATAGATATTTCAGGGTGGTTTTGGAGCTTGATAAGATGCATAAATATAAGCTCGAAGCCGCTGAAAATGGATATTTGCTTAAGCTTTTATAG
- a CDS encoding septum formation initiator: MSEILDEYGKEDGIFHKILKYIRPTLRYVIATICVAMFAFYVGNMMFGKRSLDVMLSLQSKKERLSEDVEILKKMNARLQKDYFELQGLEPDFNKK; encoded by the coding sequence TTGAGCGAAATTTTAGATGAATATGGCAAAGAAGATGGCATATTTCATAAAATTTTAAAATACATTAGACCAACATTACGCTATGTCATAGCCACCATTTGTGTGGCTATGTTTGCTTTTTATGTAGGCAATATGATGTTTGGCAAACGCTCACTTGATGTTATGTTAAGCCTTCAGAGCAAAAAAGAGAGGCTTAGCGAAGACGTGGAAATTTTAAAAAAAATGAACGCGCGTCTGCAAAAAGATTATTTTGAATTACAAGGCCTTGAGCCAGACTTTAATAAAAAGTAG
- the eno gene encoding phosphopyruvate hydratase: MVFIEDVEAHEVLDSRGNPTVRATVRLSDGTEASAIVPSGASTGKREALELRDKDERYTGKGVLKAVSNVNEKIAEAIIGLDAYNQKAVDEEMLELDGTHNYSHLGANAVLGVSMAIARAAAKSLNIPLYRYLGGANASILPVPMFNIINGGAHANNSVDFQEFMIMPFGFSTFSEALRAATEIYHKLKSILNAVGHSTAVGDEGGFAPNLKDNEEPLKLISQAVKEAGYELGSQIKLALDVASSELYKDGKYELEGKKFSSDELISYYEKLCEKYPIFSIEDGLSEDDWSGWAELTKRLGSKVQLVGDDLFVTNEKILREGIEKNIANAILIKPNQIGSVTQTMQTVRLAQRNGYRCIMSHRSGESEDAFIADFAVALNTGEIKTGATSRSERNAKYNRLLEIELEAGEFLGDNI; the protein is encoded by the coding sequence ATGGTATTTATTGAAGATGTAGAAGCTCACGAGGTTTTAGACAGCAGAGGCAACCCAACAGTTCGTGCGACAGTTAGACTAAGCGATGGAACCGAGGCAAGCGCGATCGTACCAAGCGGCGCAAGCACAGGTAAGCGTGAAGCGCTCGAGCTTCGTGACAAAGACGAGAGATACACTGGCAAAGGCGTTTTAAAGGCTGTTTCAAATGTAAATGAAAAGATAGCCGAGGCGATCATCGGCCTTGATGCCTACAACCAAAAAGCAGTCGATGAGGAGATGCTTGAGCTTGATGGCACGCACAACTACTCACATTTAGGCGCAAACGCGGTTCTTGGCGTATCTATGGCGATAGCTCGCGCAGCTGCAAAGAGCCTAAATATCCCACTTTATCGCTATCTTGGCGGTGCAAATGCCAGTATCTTGCCAGTGCCGATGTTTAACATCATAAATGGCGGCGCACACGCAAATAACAGCGTTGATTTTCAAGAATTTATGATCATGCCATTTGGCTTTAGCACATTTAGCGAGGCACTAAGAGCTGCAACAGAAATTTATCACAAGCTAAAATCTATTCTAAACGCAGTCGGACACAGTACAGCTGTCGGCGACGAGGGCGGCTTTGCTCCAAATTTAAAAGACAACGAAGAGCCACTAAAACTAATCTCACAAGCCGTAAAAGAGGCTGGATATGAGCTAGGCAGCCAGATAAAACTTGCCCTTGATGTCGCTTCAAGCGAGCTTTACAAAGACGGCAAATACGAGCTTGAAGGCAAGAAATTTAGCAGCGACGAGCTCATTAGCTACTATGAAAAACTTTGCGAAAAATATCCGATATTTTCTATCGAAGATGGCCTTAGCGAGGATGACTGGAGCGGCTGGGCTGAGCTTACAAAAAGGCTTGGCAGCAAGGTGCAGCTAGTTGGCGACGACCTATTTGTTACAAATGAGAAAATTTTACGCGAAGGCATCGAGAAAAATATCGCAAATGCGATCCTAATCAAGCCAAATCAAATAGGCTCCGTCACGCAAACTATGCAAACTGTCCGCCTTGCTCAAAGAAATGGCTACCGCTGCATAATGAGCCACAGAAGCGGCGAGAGCGAAGATGCGTTTATCGCTGACTTTGCGGTCGCACTAAACACTGGCGAGATAAAGACGGGTGCTACTTCAAGAAGCGAGCGCAACGCGAAATACAACCGCTTGCTTGAGATCGAGCTTGAGGCGGGTGAGTTTTTAGGGGATAATATTTGA
- the recA gene encoding recombinase RecA, translated as MAKEKDSDKKIAIPESEADKKKALELALKQIDKAFGKGTLLRLGDKEVEAIESIPTGSLGLDLALGIGGVPKGRIIEIYGPESSGKTTLTLHIIAEAQKAGGICAFVDAEHALDVKYASNLGVNTDNLYVSQPDFGEQALEIVETLARSGAIDLIVVDSVAALTPKSEIDGDMGDQHVGLQARLMSQALRKLTGILSKMKTTVIFINQIRMKIGMMGYGTPETTTGGNALKFYSSVRIDVRKIATLKQNDEPIGNRTKAKVVKNKVAPPFKVAEFDIMFGEGVSKEGEIIDYGVKLDIIDKSGAWFSYKAEKLGQGRENAKAYLKEHPEISDEIVAAIKGSMGIDHLISSGAKDEDDETNEAGDE; from the coding sequence ATGGCAAAAGAAAAAGATAGTGACAAAAAGATAGCTATCCCAGAGAGCGAAGCGGACAAGAAAAAGGCGCTCGAGCTTGCGCTAAAGCAGATCGATAAAGCTTTTGGTAAAGGCACTCTTTTAAGGCTTGGCGATAAAGAGGTTGAGGCTATCGAGTCGATACCTACTGGCTCGCTAGGACTTGACCTAGCTCTTGGCATAGGCGGCGTTCCAAAAGGCAGGATCATTGAGATCTATGGACCAGAAAGCTCTGGTAAGACCACGCTCACACTTCACATCATCGCCGAAGCGCAAAAAGCTGGCGGAATTTGTGCGTTTGTCGATGCAGAACACGCACTAGACGTAAAATACGCTTCAAATTTAGGCGTAAATACCGACAACCTTTACGTCTCTCAGCCTGACTTTGGCGAGCAGGCACTTGAGATCGTTGAGACGCTTGCAAGAAGTGGAGCGATCGATCTTATCGTAGTTGATAGCGTCGCTGCTCTTACTCCAAAGAGCGAGATAGACGGCGATATGGGCGATCAGCACGTTGGTCTGCAAGCAAGGCTTATGAGCCAGGCGCTTAGAAAGTTAACTGGAATTTTAAGCAAGATGAAGACAACTGTTATCTTCATCAACCAAATTCGTATGAAGATCGGTATGATGGGATATGGCACGCCAGAGACTACAACTGGCGGCAATGCACTTAAATTTTACTCATCTGTAAGGATAGATGTTAGAAAGATAGCCACACTTAAACAAAACGACGAGCCTATCGGCAACCGCACAAAAGCGAAAGTCGTTAAAAACAAGGTCGCGCCTCCATTTAAAGTGGCTGAATTTGACATCATGTTTGGCGAGGGTGTGAGTAAAGAGGGTGAGATCATCGACTATGGCGTAAAACTCGACATCATCGATAAATCGGGCGCGTGGTTTAGCTACAAGGCCGAAAAACTAGGCCAAGGCAGAGAAAACGCCAAAGCCTATCTAAAAGAGCACCCAGAAATTTCTGATGAGATAGTAGCGGCGATCAAAGGCTCAATGGGGATCGATCACCTAATAAGCAGCGGCGCAAAAGATGAAGATGACGAAACAAACGAAGCAGGAGATGAATAA
- a CDS encoding addiction module antitoxin, with translation MSEFLSEVFTLSFLFIVIGFYAIYRAKKAQSEHEKNVADYDKNLLNFAKILGVQNHIDLVKFDEILAEALKEKLIFKFNKSTSQEEFISFIKDENFKNKPQISQNYIDEAFLNLCASSLVEPLKLAILKNEDQIYGFLFEKEQLFALIDSAALLGENIIICE, from the coding sequence ATGAGTGAGTTTTTGAGCGAAGTTTTTACCCTTTCATTTTTGTTTATAGTTATTGGGTTTTACGCCATTTATAGGGCTAAAAAGGCGCAAAGCGAGCATGAGAAAAATGTGGCTGATTACGATAAAAATCTACTAAATTTTGCCAAAATTTTAGGCGTTCAAAATCATATCGATCTAGTTAAATTTGATGAAATTTTGGCTGAAGCCTTAAAAGAAAAACTAATTTTTAAATTTAATAAATCCACCTCACAAGAGGAGTTTATCTCTTTTATAAAAGATGAAAATTTCAAAAATAAGCCCCAAATTTCACAAAATTATATTGATGAAGCCTTTTTAAATCTTTGCGCAAGCTCGCTTGTAGAGCCACTTAAGCTTGCGATACTAAAAAACGAAGATCAAATTTATGGATTTTTGTTTGAAAAAGAGCAGCTTTTTGCTCTTATTGATAGCGCTGCACTGCTTGGCGAAAATATTATAATTTGCGAGTAA
- a CDS encoding UDP-N-acetylmuramate dehydrogenase produces MTRLVDFSKFTSVKIGGVHEIFEVNSLEDLSSPHFLGAVMIGGGNNLLISPNPPKMAILGKSFDYIILKRLGDKIYLEIGAATKSAKIYNFSKQNNIAHLEFLKNIPGTLGGLIKMNAGLLKFSISDNLTHVRLARGWVSKEEISFSYRHSGIDEAILGAKFKLQSGFDVSISEAISAKRANQPKGASFGSCFVNPEGHFAGALLEAVGLKGYAIGGAKFSEEHANFLINFNHASFEDATSLINLAKARVLEKFGVELKTEVCIL; encoded by the coding sequence GTGACGAGGCTTGTTGATTTTTCTAAATTTACCTCGGTTAAGATAGGCGGCGTGCATGAAATTTTCGAGGTAAATAGCCTTGAAGATCTAAGCTCGCCTCACTTTTTAGGCGCAGTGATGATAGGTGGGGGCAATAACCTGCTCATCTCGCCAAATCCCCCAAAAATGGCGATACTTGGCAAGAGCTTTGACTATATAATTTTAAAACGCTTAGGCGATAAAATTTACCTTGAGATAGGTGCTGCGACAAAATCGGCTAAAATTTATAACTTCTCAAAACAAAACAACATCGCTCACCTTGAGTTTTTAAAAAATATCCCAGGCACGCTTGGTGGGCTCATAAAAATGAACGCTGGGCTGCTTAAATTTAGCATAAGCGACAACCTCACGCATGTGCGTCTGGCTCGTGGCTGGGTGAGCAAAGAGGAGATAAGCTTTAGCTACCGCCACAGCGGCATAGATGAGGCCATTTTGGGGGCTAAATTTAAGCTTCAAAGTGGCTTTGACGTAAGCATTTCTGAAGCTATAAGTGCCAAGAGGGCAAATCAGCCAAAAGGGGCAAGTTTTGGTAGCTGCTTTGTAAATCCTGAAGGGCACTTTGCAGGGGCTTTGCTTGAGGCGGTCGGGCTAAAAGGATACGCTATCGGCGGAGCGAAATTTAGCGAAGAGCACGCAAATTTTTTGATAAATTTTAACCACGCAAGCTTTGAGGACGCCACTAGCCTTATAAATTTGGCAAAAGCTAGAGTTTTAGAGAAATTTGGCGTAGAGCTTAAGACTGAAGTTTGCATTTTATAA
- the fliQ gene encoding flagellar biosynthesis protein FliQ, with amino-acid sequence MMQSTLVSLGVETFKIALYISLPMLLSGLIAGLIISIFQATTQINETTLSFVPKILLVVVVIIFLMPWMISMMVEFTTRMLDFIPEFIQ; translated from the coding sequence CTGATGCAAAGTACGCTTGTCTCGCTTGGAGTTGAAACTTTTAAGATCGCCCTTTACATCAGCCTTCCGATGCTGCTAAGTGGCCTAATCGCAGGTCTTATCATCTCCATTTTCCAAGCGACCACGCAGATAAACGAAACCACGCTAAGCTTTGTACCAAAGATCCTGCTAGTCGTCGTTGTAATCATATTTTTGATGCCTTGGATGATCTCGATGATGGTTGAATTTACCACTCGCATGCTTGATTTTATACCGGAATTTATCCAGTGA
- a CDS encoding MqnA/MqnD/SBP family protein has product MYAAVKFGWVSSKNLAFTSKALDIETLNEEALKGTYEATAISFALYPKICDEYALLRCAVSFGNGYGPKLIKLKGKQLKRNFKVALSGKNTTNALLFRIAYPEARIVYKNFLEIENAVLSGEVDAGVLIHESILNFSDQLCVEREIWDIWSELNGENLPLPLGGMALRRSLPITDAIECERVLSEAVRIATSHKPFLSHMLMERNLIRVGKDELKTYLNLYANDESISMNETQLKALNKLYQIGYDKGFFEKPIDVNDYLIPTEYNEVRFS; this is encoded by the coding sequence ATGTATGCCGCGGTCAAATTTGGCTGGGTTAGCAGTAAAAATTTAGCCTTCACATCAAAGGCACTTGATATAGAAACGCTAAACGAGGAGGCGCTAAAAGGCACTTACGAGGCAACAGCGATCAGCTTTGCACTCTATCCAAAAATTTGTGACGAGTATGCTCTTTTACGCTGTGCGGTGAGCTTTGGCAATGGATATGGACCAAAGCTTATCAAGCTAAAAGGCAAGCAACTAAAGCGAAATTTTAAGGTCGCGCTCTCTGGCAAAAACACGACAAATGCCCTACTCTTTCGCATAGCCTACCCAGAGGCAAGGATCGTTTATAAAAATTTCTTAGAGATCGAAAATGCTGTGCTTAGCGGCGAGGTCGATGCTGGCGTGCTCATACATGAAAGCATCTTAAATTTCTCAGACCAGCTCTGCGTAGAGCGCGAAATTTGGGACATCTGGAGCGAGCTAAATGGCGAAAATTTACCGCTCCCACTTGGTGGCATGGCACTTAGACGAAGCCTACCGATAACTGATGCGATCGAGTGCGAGAGAGTGCTTAGCGAGGCCGTTAGGATCGCCACTTCGCACAAGCCATTTTTGTCTCACATGCTAATGGAGCGAAATCTCATCAGGGTTGGCAAAGATGAGCTAAAAACATATCTAAATTTATACGCAAATGACGAGTCTATAAGCATGAATGAAACTCAGTTAAAAGCGCTAAATAAGCTCTATCAAATAGGCTACGATAAAGGCTTTTTTGAAAAGCCAATCGACGTAAACGACTATCTTATCCCAACTGAATACAACGAAGTAAGGTTTAGCTGA
- a CDS encoding chemotaxis protein — protein sequence MKFIKILTFLALLLTACTAANYANAFEKVGILEDGVYRFSQNGLGVKKDLLVKVISVQNSESSHKKIISMLNIPKKSKITDFKTSDAGVIVWPFYEFEGKFITTIIVENIKKEDSDQKLIKMLELKHPFYSTLQARRKGAKDAIDVKYVLNFKEAKLVKSFQNRP from the coding sequence ATGAAATTTATAAAAATTTTAACGTTTCTAGCGCTTTTACTGACTGCTTGCACCGCCGCAAACTACGCTAACGCCTTTGAAAAAGTGGGCATCCTCGAGGACGGAGTTTATCGCTTTAGCCAAAATGGCCTCGGCGTCAAAAAAGACCTGCTTGTAAAGGTGATCTCGGTACAAAATTCAGAGAGCTCTCACAAAAAGATCATCTCCATGCTAAATATCCCTAAAAAATCTAAAATCACGGACTTTAAAACAAGCGACGCTGGCGTGATAGTCTGGCCATTTTACGAGTTTGAGGGCAAATTTATAACGACAATAATCGTTGAAAATATAAAAAAAGAAGATAGCGATCAAAAACTGATTAAGATGCTTGAACTTAAGCATCCGTTTTACTCAACGCTCCAAGCTCGAAGAAAAGGGGCTAAAGACGCCATAGACGTGAAATACGTGCTAAATTTCAAAGAGGCAAAACTGGTAAAATCGTTTCAAAACCGCCCTTAA
- a CDS encoding nicotinate phosphoribosyltransferase: protein MNELELKMQGKIKRLTDKTFRLDPRIGEGYFTAKYFLKVNEIIKQNLPDQHVTMQFFQRRDDIVLCGIDEVLAVINKFAKNPSELEIYALDDGDIINANEPVLKISGKYENFGFLENVIDATLTRRSCVATNSRDVIRAANGKDVFSMADRQDDICTQPGDGYASFVGGIKKVATDAQGELTGLKGGGTMPHALIQMCGGDIVKASEIYAKTFKNEKITALVDYNNDVITDALRAANALKERLGAVRVDTSKNLIDKYFEGKDTSKFDPHGVCKELIFALREALDKAGFKYVKIVVSSGFSPKIIEDFEAYNTPVDTYGVGSYLVKNDICGFTGDLVELNGKDEAKFGRKNFASDRLKRVKF from the coding sequence ATGAACGAACTTGAGCTAAAGATGCAAGGCAAGATAAAAAGGCTAACAGATAAGACTTTTAGGCTAGATCCAAGGATCGGCGAGGGCTACTTCACCGCAAAATATTTTCTAAAAGTAAATGAGATAATTAAGCAAAATTTGCCAGATCAGCACGTGACGATGCAATTTTTCCAAAGGCGTGATGATATCGTGCTTTGTGGCATTGATGAGGTTTTAGCCGTCATCAATAAATTTGCCAAAAACCCAAGTGAGCTTGAGATTTATGCACTTGATGATGGCGATATCATAAATGCAAATGAGCCAGTTTTAAAGATAAGCGGCAAGTATGAAAATTTCGGCTTTTTAGAAAATGTGATCGACGCAACGCTAACTAGAAGAAGCTGCGTGGCGACAAACTCAAGAGACGTGATAAGAGCAGCAAATGGCAAGGACGTCTTTAGCATGGCGGATAGGCAAGATGACATCTGCACTCAGCCAGGCGACGGCTATGCCTCATTTGTAGGCGGCATCAAAAAGGTCGCCACAGATGCTCAGGGCGAGCTTACTGGGCTAAAAGGTGGTGGCACCATGCCTCATGCGCTTATTCAAATGTGCGGTGGGGATATAGTAAAAGCCTCAGAAATTTATGCTAAAACCTTTAAAAATGAGAAGATCACGGCCTTAGTGGACTACAACAACGACGTGATCACAGATGCATTAAGGGCTGCAAATGCCTTAAAAGAGAGGCTTGGCGCGGTTAGGGTTGATACTAGTAAAAATTTGATTGATAAGTATTTTGAAGGCAAAGATACGAGCAAATTTGACCCACACGGTGTTTGCAAGGAGCTTATATTTGCTCTAAGAGAGGCGCTTGATAAAGCTGGCTTTAAATACGTTAAAATCGTCGTTAGCTCAGGTTTTAGTCCTAAGATTATAGAAGATTTTGAAGCTTATAACACGCCGGTTGATACTTATGGCGTGGGAAGTTATCTTGTTAAAAATGACATTTGTGGCTTTACTGGCGATCTAGTCGAGCTAAATGGCAAAGATGAGGCAAAATTTGGTAGAAAAAATTTCGCTTCAGATAGGCTAAAGAGAGTGAAATTTTAA
- the modA gene encoding molybdate ABC transporter substrate-binding protein, protein MKKFLLLMVAIFAFGNENLLVSAGGGYKKIVEAVAQNLKKDGVNIDTSFANITAIMAQAKEGKTDVIVGDEDFLKKSDLKIAEYVNLGSGALVLATKKGVKIEKVEELKALTKIAMPDAVKTVYGKRANEFMQKANLSGELKDKILAVAGVPQVVTYILNGEVDAGFINQTELNAHKDEFGSFVLIDKSLYAPANIVAAKLEGCDKKADCKKFLNELKSERSKEIYTKFGIR, encoded by the coding sequence ATGAAAAAGTTCTTACTTTTAATGGTTGCAATTTTTGCATTTGGCAATGAAAATTTGCTAGTAAGTGCGGGCGGCGGATATAAAAAGATAGTCGAAGCAGTCGCGCAAAATCTCAAAAAAGATGGCGTAAATATCGACACTTCTTTTGCAAACATCACAGCTATCATGGCTCAGGCAAAAGAGGGCAAAACTGACGTGATCGTGGGCGATGAAGACTTTTTGAAAAAGTCTGATCTAAAGATCGCTGAGTATGTAAATTTAGGCTCAGGTGCTTTGGTGCTAGCTACTAAAAAAGGTGTGAAAATAGAAAAAGTTGAAGAGCTAAAAGCGCTTACTAAGATCGCTATGCCAGATGCTGTAAAGACAGTTTATGGCAAAAGAGCGAATGAATTTATGCAAAAAGCAAATTTAAGTGGCGAGCTAAAGGATAAAATTTTAGCAGTCGCTGGCGTGCCACAAGTCGTTACTTATATATTAAACGGCGAAGTTGATGCTGGATTCATCAACCAAACTGAACTAAATGCACACAAAGATGAATTTGGCAGTTTTGTCTTGATAGACAAATCGCTTTACGCTCCAGCAAACATCGTAGCTGCGAAGCTTGAAGGATGCGATAAAAAGGCTGATTGTAAGAAATTTTTAAATGAGCTAAAAAGCGAGAGATCAAAAGAAATTTACACTAAATTTGGCATAAGATAA
- a CDS encoding molybdate ABC transporter permease subunit: MQELSWLFNPLFLSIKVVLCQGALLIVFGLALAYYLAFGKAKFKAILEMIVTFPLIFPPIATGFLLLYLLGKNGIVGKALNLEIIFSFKALVLAAFIASLPLFVKPVASALGSLSKSLSEAAYSLGKDKFQTAIFVLFPCVAKSVASAFVLAISRGLGEVGITLILGGNIIGKTDTISLAIYNAVYDGKSDEALILSLVLVVLSFILFGIINLLDKSKI; this comes from the coding sequence TTGCAAGAGCTCTCTTGGCTGTTTAATCCGCTATTTTTAAGCATAAAGGTCGTTTTGTGCCAAGGGGCTTTGCTTATCGTTTTTGGGCTGGCTTTGGCTTATTATTTAGCTTTTGGTAAGGCCAAATTTAAAGCTATTTTAGAGATGATCGTAACTTTTCCACTCATCTTTCCGCCCATTGCTACTGGATTTTTACTGCTTTATTTGCTTGGTAAAAATGGCATCGTCGGCAAGGCTTTAAATTTAGAAATTATTTTTAGTTTTAAGGCCCTTGTGTTAGCTGCTTTTATAGCTTCGCTACCACTTTTTGTAAAGCCTGTCGCTTCTGCTCTTGGCTCACTTTCAAAAAGCCTAAGTGAAGCAGCATACAGCCTTGGGAAAGATAAATTTCAAACAGCTATTTTCGTGCTCTTTCCATGCGTTGCGAAAAGCGTAGCATCGGCTTTTGTTCTAGCGATCTCGCGTGGGCTTGGCGAGGTTGGCATAACACTAATTTTGGGTGGCAATATCATAGGCAAAACAGACACTATTTCGCTTGCCATTTATAATGCCGTATACGATGGCAAAAGTGATGAAGCGCTGATTTTAAGCCTTGTTTTGGTTGTATTAAGCTTTATTTTGTTTGGGATTATAAATTTGCTTGATAAAAGTAAAATTTAA
- a CDS encoding BON domain-containing protein — protein sequence MILKFSVFTFLALFFCSCSSVLSPATAPLNVYDAYSISRDKRGIYSITRDKFIQSKLQSKILFSKGLSNIDIEIEVFYGDAYLIGLVDSKELEDKLVELAKSTDGVRKIYTYLRIKKPEYPCDSLKILANLKQNLFKDSIVEGTNVRVSIVGCDVVFSGVVDSIEQEKHAIWYAKHIDGVADVYSFIKVIK from the coding sequence CTGATTTTAAAATTTAGCGTTTTTACATTTTTAGCTCTATTTTTTTGCTCTTGCTCTTCGGTTCTTTCTCCAGCAACTGCACCGCTAAATGTATATGATGCATACTCTATTTCACGTGATAAACGTGGTATTTACTCGATCACAAGAGATAAATTTATACAAAGCAAATTGCAAAGCAAAATTTTGTTTTCAAAAGGACTTAGCAATATCGATATCGAGATAGAGGTTTTTTACGGAGATGCTTATCTGATCGGACTTGTTGATAGTAAAGAGCTTGAAGATAAGCTAGTAGAACTAGCCAAAAGTACAGATGGTGTGCGAAAAATTTATACCTATCTTCGTATCAAAAAGCCAGAATATCCATGCGATAGTCTAAAAATTCTTGCAAACTTAAAGCAAAATCTTTTTAAAGATAGTATAGTTGAGGGCACAAATGTGCGTGTTAGCATAGTTGGCTGTGATGTTGTATTTAGCGGCGTAGTTGATAGCATTGAGCAAGAAAAACATGCTATTTGGTACGCTAAGCACATTGACGGCGTGGCAGATGTCTACTCGTTCATCAAAGTTATCAAATAA